A section of the Deltaproteobacteria bacterium genome encodes:
- a CDS encoding sigma-54-dependent Fis family transcriptional regulator, producing the protein MDRGNILWAGKETLLPVEVWSELKAAGYKLTPVPEQEAALQLLKSHRADLLVTVREAGKEPVLDFLKTVREEYPELPVLVIDCEASLEEAVEAMKIGAADYVPGSLVNEHLMSRLAAVMSDPGNGCEIAAVKRPAEPIREKRFIAEDEASRKVLTLVRKIAPSRATVLIEGESGTGKELVARQIHALSGRGGMPFVAVNCAALPEHLLESELFGFEKGAFTGAVNRRLGKFELAHRGTLLLDEISEMDRSLQAKLLRVLQEGEIDRLGGSRARQIDTRVVATTNQDLEKMVAAGSFRQDLFFRLNVVRIVLPPLRERPEDIVPLSRYFLRKSCARNNLPLKKMTPAAEAALLSHSWPGNVRELENTVERAALLSERHEIDLQDLFPGQELQDHPATSKEASGLNLRKMEQRLIYAALDRHAGNRTHAARALGISVRTLRNKLNEYKKKSSV; encoded by the coding sequence ATGGATCGAGGAAACATACTGTGGGCAGGCAAGGAGACTCTCTTGCCAGTGGAAGTGTGGTCTGAACTGAAAGCGGCAGGATACAAGCTTACGCCAGTCCCAGAACAGGAGGCCGCTCTGCAACTGCTGAAGAGCCACCGTGCTGATCTGCTGGTAACAGTTAGAGAGGCAGGAAAGGAGCCTGTCCTCGATTTCCTGAAAACTGTCAGAGAAGAATATCCCGAGCTGCCTGTGCTCGTCATTGACTGTGAAGCTTCCCTGGAAGAGGCGGTGGAGGCGATGAAGATAGGAGCGGCAGACTACGTGCCTGGGTCTCTGGTGAACGAGCACCTCATGTCCAGGCTGGCAGCGGTTATGAGTGATCCAGGCAACGGCTGTGAGATTGCAGCTGTGAAGAGGCCCGCAGAACCTATCAGAGAAAAGCGGTTCATTGCAGAGGACGAGGCGAGCAGGAAAGTCTTGACACTCGTACGAAAGATTGCTCCCAGTCGGGCGACTGTGCTCATAGAAGGTGAGAGCGGTACGGGCAAAGAACTGGTTGCCCGGCAGATACATGCGCTCAGTGGCAGGGGCGGCATGCCATTCGTGGCGGTCAACTGCGCGGCGCTTCCAGAGCATTTACTGGAAAGTGAACTTTTCGGTTTTGAAAAAGGAGCCTTCACAGGTGCTGTCAACCGCAGGCTTGGCAAATTTGAACTGGCTCACCGCGGTACGCTGCTTCTCGACGAAATAAGTGAAATGGATCGCTCCTTACAGGCCAAACTGCTGAGGGTCCTCCAGGAAGGTGAAATAGACAGACTCGGCGGCAGCAGAGCCCGGCAGATTGACACCAGAGTGGTCGCCACTACCAATCAAGATCTAGAAAAGATGGTTGCTGCCGGCAGCTTCAGACAAGACCTCTTTTTCAGGCTCAACGTGGTTCGCATAGTGTTGCCGCCCCTGCGGGAGCGGCCTGAAGATATCGTACCCTTATCGCGCTATTTTCTGCGCAAGTCCTGTGCGAGGAACAACCTGCCGCTGAAGAAGATGACTCCTGCTGCTGAAGCAGCCCTTCTGAGCCACTCGTGGCCGGGAAACGTTCGTGAACTGGAAAATACCGTTGAGAGGGCTGCCCTGCTGAGTGAGCGGCATGAAATCGACCTACAGGATTTGTTTCCAGGACAGGAACTGCAGGATCATCCCGCCACGTCAAAGGAGGCGAGTGGCCTGAATCTTAGAAAAATGGAGCAGCGGCTCATCTACGCCGCTCTCGACAGACATGCAGGGAACCGCACCCACGCAGCCAGAGCTCTGGGGATCAGTGTGAGAACTCTGCGCAACAAGCTCAATGAGTACAAGAAGAAAAGCTCTGTTTGA
- a CDS encoding tetratricopeptide repeat protein translates to MNPMTMKRVLPKGILLVAFLPPLLWLFVSAPGWAAARNSIRTVRLGTHPQFSRLVLGVEKKPVFKVHTGDKNSVVVKIPDVQWDNQIDLSGLRDERVKKVTIEAGPQGVELRIVLTGPVDQVRSFWLAAGGRLAFDISLQGQKRDVNKEKSRGNKKKAVKIKTVRFGSHQTYSRLVLEMSAEAPYELERVSPLDLLLVISGAQVTADLTLDNFHDQRLQDVSLASSTPERTVFQIHFREPEVELHSYWLAEGGRLVLDVSDSHKKEEPHRLPQKVQTPTAGTGSRKEANIVQAEESQELNQRRSKEQPDAGRGKKENFSRPALDKKRATPETPEQAIRALIARLPAKQAAQLAKILEMYRQGNLSRALELVEQYLASVQGVSTEAGQFLRADILYKLAEDGELATVKKAVKAYRELIIQYGQSSLQPLALSRLAWLHLRLKRYLEAMAYVDLLLRKYPQSALRTEALVCRGRLYLEKGRPDLALRDFDRVVQEKSNKSLADAALLGKAICLSLRGERQEAAEIFSLLQRRDPKLYLKRPEVLYYWGRNEMALGHYASCREKLFRGLNIGGQPQDSSLLLAHIGESYRQQGMTKEAQKFFHGIIKAFPGSEGAMVSLMRLAEDSGSTEMLEQIVREHPESELADFALIRMAGNYYEQGQEARALEALKRLQSAKPNNTFHEQAERLLRKILRKKVARLQHDGDYLQLLVLLKSVDSWVPATYEARVRLWEAEAYARIGLWEDASAVLGKITPEDLEESARVAWIELQASAYEARGERALAEALLRRTMEDLSQDNRKWAIRLQLANLQQRGGKYREAVKHYLELLRGRLPDSLKVEVLLSLARSRTALGQHREAARLYQQVLALQGKKNGGDASLTTAEVALGDLYYQQSNFSSAAQAYQRALQSSELSQGHRLRLYYLLAECQRKMGQLNEADRYYEQVASKGGELWKQFVGVSEKMGRLEAAAKKEFRPGG, encoded by the coding sequence GCGGCCAGGAACAGCATTCGCACCGTACGGCTGGGAACACACCCGCAATTCAGCCGCCTGGTGCTCGGCGTGGAGAAGAAGCCTGTATTCAAGGTACACACAGGAGACAAAAATAGTGTGGTTGTCAAGATCCCCGACGTCCAGTGGGACAACCAGATTGACCTCAGCGGTTTGCGAGACGAACGCGTCAAAAAAGTGACGATTGAAGCAGGCCCCCAGGGAGTGGAACTGCGGATAGTGCTTACTGGGCCGGTGGATCAGGTACGATCATTCTGGTTGGCAGCAGGCGGGCGACTGGCCTTTGATATCTCTCTTCAAGGGCAAAAGAGAGATGTCAACAAGGAGAAGAGCAGGGGAAACAAGAAGAAGGCAGTCAAGATCAAGACTGTACGATTCGGCAGTCATCAGACCTACAGTCGGCTTGTCCTGGAGATGAGCGCAGAAGCGCCCTATGAACTGGAGCGAGTCTCTCCTCTGGATTTGCTCCTGGTAATAAGCGGCGCCCAGGTGACAGCCGACCTGACGCTGGACAATTTTCACGACCAGCGGCTGCAGGATGTAAGTCTTGCCAGTTCAACTCCTGAGAGAACTGTGTTTCAGATCCATTTCAGGGAGCCAGAAGTGGAGTTGCACAGCTACTGGCTGGCTGAAGGCGGCCGGCTGGTCCTGGATGTCTCTGACAGTCACAAAAAAGAAGAGCCGCATCGTTTGCCTCAGAAGGTTCAAACTCCAACAGCAGGTACCGGCAGCCGGAAAGAGGCCAATATTGTCCAGGCAGAAGAGAGCCAGGAGTTGAATCAGCGCCGCAGCAAAGAACAACCTGATGCTGGTAGGGGCAAGAAGGAGAATTTTTCAAGACCTGCCCTCGATAAGAAAAGAGCCACCCCTGAGACGCCAGAGCAGGCGATCAGGGCGCTCATAGCCAGATTACCAGCAAAGCAGGCAGCACAACTCGCAAAGATTCTCGAAATGTACCGGCAAGGCAATCTCAGCCGAGCTCTTGAACTGGTGGAGCAGTACCTTGCCAGTGTCCAGGGTGTTTCCACTGAGGCAGGCCAATTCTTGCGGGCTGACATTCTTTACAAACTGGCAGAGGATGGCGAGCTCGCCACTGTGAAAAAGGCGGTGAAAGCCTATCGGGAACTCATCATTCAATATGGCCAGTCTTCTTTGCAGCCCCTGGCACTCAGCCGTCTTGCCTGGCTGCATCTGCGCCTGAAGCGCTACCTGGAAGCTATGGCCTATGTGGACCTTCTCCTGCGAAAGTACCCCCAGAGCGCCCTGCGGACAGAAGCACTGGTTTGTCGCGGCCGTCTCTACCTGGAAAAAGGCAGACCTGACCTGGCCCTGCGTGATTTTGACAGAGTAGTGCAGGAGAAGTCGAACAAGTCCCTGGCCGACGCTGCCCTCCTGGGCAAGGCCATCTGTCTCAGCCTCAGAGGAGAGAGGCAGGAGGCTGCAGAGATATTCAGCCTTCTGCAGAGGCGGGACCCCAAACTATACCTGAAGAGGCCAGAAGTCCTCTATTACTGGGGACGCAATGAAATGGCTCTCGGCCATTACGCCAGCTGCCGGGAGAAGCTTTTTCGAGGTCTCAACATCGGCGGCCAACCGCAGGACAGTTCCCTGCTGCTGGCTCACATTGGAGAAAGTTACCGGCAGCAGGGGATGACAAAAGAGGCCCAGAAATTCTTCCATGGCATCATAAAAGCATTTCCTGGAAGTGAAGGTGCCATGGTGAGCCTCATGCGTTTGGCGGAAGACAGCGGCAGCACGGAAATGCTCGAGCAGATAGTCAGAGAACATCCCGAGAGCGAGCTGGCTGATTTCGCGCTCATAAGAATGGCGGGCAACTATTACGAACAGGGGCAGGAGGCTCGGGCCCTGGAGGCGCTGAAGCGCTTGCAGAGCGCCAAGCCTAACAATACTTTCCACGAGCAAGCCGAAAGATTGCTCCGCAAGATTCTGAGAAAAAAAGTGGCCAGACTGCAGCACGATGGAGATTATCTGCAGCTGCTAGTTCTCCTGAAAAGCGTGGACTCATGGGTGCCGGCCACTTACGAGGCAAGAGTACGGTTGTGGGAGGCAGAGGCCTACGCCCGCATTGGCTTGTGGGAAGATGCCAGTGCAGTACTCGGCAAAATTACCCCCGAAGATCTGGAAGAGTCTGCCAGAGTAGCTTGGATAGAACTGCAAGCAAGCGCCTATGAAGCCAGGGGGGAGCGTGCCCTGGCAGAGGCGCTCCTGCGCCGCACTATGGAGGATCTTTCTCAAGACAACAGGAAGTGGGCCATCAGGCTGCAGCTCGCCAACCTGCAACAAAGAGGCGGCAAGTACCGGGAGGCCGTCAAACACTACCTGGAGCTCTTGCGTGGCCGGCTGCCAGACAGTCTGAAGGTGGAGGTGCTCCTCTCTCTGGCCAGGAGTCGAACAGCTCTCGGACAGCACCGAGAGGCGGCCCGGTTGTACCAGCAGGTTCTGGCACTGCAAGGGAAAAAGAATGGCGGCGATGCATCCTTGACCACTGCTGAAGTGGCTCTCGGAGACCTCTACTATCAGCAAAGCAATTTCTCCTCGGCTGCGCAGGCTTATCAGAGAGCCCTGCAGAGCAGTGAGCTGAGCCAGGGGCACAGGCTGAGGCTCTACTATCTGCTGGCTGAATGCCAGCGGAAGATGGGACAGCTCAATGAGGCTGACCGCTATTATGAGCAAGTGGCCAGCAAGGGGGGAGAGCTCTGGAAGCAATTTGTGGGTGTGAGTGAAAAGATGGGCAGATTGGAAGCCGCAGCCAAAAAGGAGTTTCGCCCTGGGGGGTAA